The following proteins come from a genomic window of Suricata suricatta isolate VVHF042 chromosome 5, meerkat_22Aug2017_6uvM2_HiC, whole genome shotgun sequence:
- the LOC115292557 gene encoding zinc finger protein 879-like — protein sequence MRDRNKDGDSEGRQAHLGTPIPDYGGEWHPCGEVSDQSANLITSLIQHQRVHTGEKPYQCKECGKSFTHHSTLIQHHRIHTGEKPYQCKECGKSFTHHSTLTKHHRIHTGEKPYQCKECGKSFTQHSNLIQHHRIHTGEKPYQCKECGKSFPRHTRLIQHLRIHTGEKPYQCKQCGKSFTHHASLILHLRIHTGEKPYQCNVCSKAFTQQSDLNKHHKIHTGEKPYQCKECGKSFTWHSVLTKHLRTHTGEKPYQCEECESFTQHSNLTKHHHIHTREKPY from the exons ATGAGAGACCGGAACaaggatggggacagtgaggggcgTCAAGCACACCTGGGGACTCCTATTCCAGACTACGGTGGTGAATGGCATCCATGTGGGGAGGTCTCTGATCAAAGCGCCAACCTCATTACAT CACTAATTCAACACCAGCGagtgcacactggagagaaaccttaccaatgcaaagaatgtggcaaatcctttactcaccACTCAACCCTTATccaacatcacagaatccatactggagagaagccttaccaatgcaaagaatgtggtaAATCCTTTACTCACCACTCAacccttaccaaacatcacagaatccatactggagagaagccttaccaatgcaaagaatgtggcaaatcttTTACTCAACACTCAAACCTTATccaacatcacagaatccatactggagagaagccttaccaatgcaaagaatgtggcaaatcctttccTCGCCACACAAGACTTATCCAACAtctccgaatccatactggagagaagccttaccaatgcaaacaatgtggcaaatcctttactcaccACGCAAGCCTTATCCTACAtctccgaatccatactggagagaaaccttaccaatgtaatgTTTGTAGCAAGGCCTTTACTCAGCAGTCAGACCTTaacaaac atcacaaaatccatactggagagaagccttaccaatgcaaagaatgtggcaaatcctttacttgGCACTCAGTCCTTACCAAACATCTCCGaacccatactggagagaagccttaccaatgtgaAGAATGTGAATCCTTTACTCAACACTCAaaccttaccaaacatcaccatatccatactagagagaaaccctac